The following coding sequences are from one Amyelois transitella isolate CPQ chromosome 23, ilAmyTran1.1, whole genome shotgun sequence window:
- the LOC106133024 gene encoding myrosinase 1: protein MCFQSYFSSVIMFQYLFIIISLSGAYSWTDNKQRRFKDDFLFGTASAAYQVEGGWDADGKSESIWDRYVHSRPEITPDGDMACDSYQHISRDVQMLRELGVDFYRFSIAWTRVLPTGFSNKINKKGLQYYNDLIDELIKYNIMPMVTLYHFDLPQSLQDLGGWANPLSINWFEDYARIIYDNFANKVPYFITINQPNSVCIDGYSGSFAPGINSKGIGDYLCVKNVMLAHARAYRLYQNEYKVKYQGSVGIAISVNWVEPINNQTENVKAAEIARDFTIGLYVSPIWSKDGDFPPSVKEAVASRSKEQGFHRSRLPSLTPEEKTLLKGSADFLGMNHYTTVQAQPSVKKYPSPSLEDDMLVDFAQSANWTQGASPWLKSAPFGLYKACVYLNLNYDYPPIIITEHGWSTGLGLRDGSRVENLRGYMTALLFALEDGTNVRGYTAWSLMDNVEWGAGVSERFGLYEVDFDSPKRKRSPRVSAHVYRRIIEQRIIEDTWLPSSLKMDVSMRRMGKDKSEL from the exons ATGTGTTTCCAGTCTTATTTCAGTTCTGTTATAatgtttcaatatttattcataataataag tttatcGGGGGCCTACAGTTGGACTGATAATAAACAACGTCGATTTAAAGATGACTTCCTATTTGGCACGGCTTCGGCGGCCTATCAAGTGGAAGGGGGGTGGGATGCTGATG gtaaAAGTGAAAGTATATGGGACAGATACGTCCACAGTCGCCCCGAGATTACCCCGGACGGGGATATGGCGTGCGACTCTTACCAACATATCTCAAGAGATGTTCAGATGTTGAGGGAACTTGGAGTGGACTTCTACAGGTTTTCTATAGCCTGGACCAGAGTCCTACCTACAG gATTCtccaataaaatcaataaaaaggGTTTACAATACTACAACGATTTGATTGacgaattaattaaatacaatattatgcCTATGGTTACTCTGTACCACTTCGACCTTCCACAATCTTTACAAGACCTAGGTGGCTGGGCTAATCCACTGTCAATTAATTGGTTTGAAGACTACGCCAGGATAATTTATGACAATTTCGCAAACAAAGTCCCGTATTTTATAACGATTAATCAACCGAATAGTGTATGTATCGATGGGTACAGTGGGAGTTTTGCACCAGGAATAAATTCAAAGGGCATTGGAGACTATTTGTGCGTAAAAAATGTTATGCTCGCCCATGCAAGAGCGTATAGGTTATATCAAAATGAATATAAGGTGAAATACCAAG GGTCAGTAGGTATAGCGATATCAGTTAACTGGGTGGAGCCTATTAACAACCAAACCGAGAATGTAAAAGCTGCAGAAATCGCAAGGGATTTTACT attggTCTATACGTGAGTCCGATATGGTCCAAAGACGGGGATTTCCCGCCATCAGTCAAGGAAGCTGTTGCTTCTAGAAGTAAAGAACAGGGTTTTCACAGATCTCGCCTGCCAAGCTTAACTCCTGAAGAGAAGACTCTACTTAAGG GATCAGCAGATTTCCTCGGCATGAACCATTACACTACTGTTCAAGCCCAACCAAGCGTTAAAAAGTATCCTTCGCCATCGTTAGAAGATGATATGCTGGTGGATTTCGCTCAGAGTGCCAATTGGACACAGGGTGCTTCTCCTTGGTTGAAG AGTGCCCCATTCGGCCTATACAAAGCTTGCGTCTACCTAAACCTGAACTACGATTACCCCCCCATTATCATCACGGAACATGGCTGGTCTACTGGCCTCGGACTGAGAGACGGCAGTCGCGTGGAAAACCTGAGGGGTTACATGACAGCATTGTTGTTCGCGTTAGAAGACGGTACCAATGTGAGGGGATACACTGCTTGGAGCTTGATGGACAACGTGGAGTGGGGGGCTGGCGTGAG TGAACGATTCGGCCTTTACGAAGTGGACTTCGACTCGCCAAAGAGAAAGCGTTCACCTCGGGTCTCCGCCCATGTCTACAGGAGAATAATAGAGCAAAGAATTATAGAAGATACTTGGTTACCTTCTAGTTTAAAAATGGATGTGTCCATGAGAAGAATGGGCAAAGACAAGTCTGAATTATGA